A window of the Planococcus citri chromosome 4, ihPlaCitr1.1, whole genome shotgun sequence genome harbors these coding sequences:
- the LOC135842536 gene encoding uncharacterized protein LOC135842536 isoform X3, with protein MSANQPVEQNNLAEQHEVADFICLYDMPSLQEIALNGVIISMWRCTNSRLESEFQQHAQQLIQNLKGPRSIENSMYKILRKVCQETTDWVGHIRRVFFRCKFLRGRYDIRHVDPKWCVWTMNGEVDYRESARKILETNNLPVSLKFLIMCEYCVEDEIKKFPLHLLPAEFISELKHRHHVCFYWICFLKNELHKMLIGNNHSSADLAMAMNFTENNRFVNEFFWNRLNDDDQVTMAKDWIHLAYQEGRRGDCIILERIISSMSLDQQQRLLSEISDTIVIYFALYSHSSRCALWAWRSSKHQMDMERFTELVSVLMYESRSEQSTFVLNEVWNTASNDKKDHVIQTKLDEFFDEFPYNDQFEFSRTFLHLIPEDERKPLIFKIFDRSAIHQCDPHLLNPLLDACLPRSDDQSTLKKSLIESPKFRKHLQHLFVNQKFEILNEKLKFCFSSDAKAVQIFKREFLKEESTLRVEDIGLITNIERWNESSNFIGETFDEDLISALKAKQRIISMLASSIVVAKNYSNLRSGFDNLTKVVETVFANDELKDLKRSYSDYFRRLVECPFVKSDHETFNSKAMQWCLDTLVDDDEELILSSKKLRVA; from the coding sequence ATGTCCGCCAATCAACCAGTCGAACAAAATAATCTCGCCGAGCAGCATGAAGTTGCAGACTTCATATGCCTCTACGACATGCCTAGTTTGCAAGAAATAGCGTTGAATGGAGTAATTATATCAATGTGGCGCTGCACCAACTCCCGTCTCGAAAGTGAATTCCAACAACACGCTCAACAACTCATACAGAATTTGAAAGGCCCCCGTAGCATAGAAAACAGCATGTATAAAATCTTGAGAAAAGTTTGCCAAGAGACGACAGATTGGGTAGGCCATATTCGTCGCGTATTCTTCCGCTGTAAATTCTTGAGAGGACGGTACGATATTCGTCACGTCGATCCGAAATGGTGTGTTTGGACGATGAATGGAGAAGTCGACTATCGAGAAAGTGCCAGAAAGATTCTAGAAACCAATAATTTACCCGTATCGCTGAAATTCCTCATAATGTGCGAATATTGCGTCgaagatgaaatcaaaaaatttccgttACATTTGCTTCCAGCAGAGTTCATCTCAGAACTGAAACATCGCCATCACGTTTGTTTCTATTGGatttgttttctgaaaaatgaactgCACAAGATGCTGATCGGCAATAATCATTCTTCAGCAGACCTCGCCATGGCTATGAATTTCACCGAGAATAATCGATTCGTCAACGAATTTTTCTGGAATCGTTTAAACGACGATGATCAAGTAACAATGGCTAAAGATTGGATTCATCTGGCTTATCAAGAAGGACGTCGCGGTGACTGCATTATCCTGGAACGAATTATTTCTTCGATGAGTTTGGATCAACAACAACGTCTGTTGTCGGAAATATCCGACACGATCGTCATCTATTTCGCTCTGTATTCCCATTCATCTCGATGTGCTCTGTGGGCTTGGAGAAGTTCTAaacatcaaatggacatggaacgATTTACCGAACTTGTCAGTGTTCTGATGTACGAAAGTAGATCTGAACAGTCGACGTTTGTCTTGAACGAGGTTTGGAATACTGCCTCCAATGATAAAAAAGATCACGTGATCCAGACCAAGTTAGACGAGTTCTTTGATGAATTCCCTTACAATGACCAATTCGAGTTCTCGAGAACATTTCTGCATCTTATACCCGAAGACGAAAGAAAaccattgattttcaaaatattcgatCGAAGTGCCATTCATCAGTGTGATCCTCATTTGCTGAATCCTTTACTAGACGCTTGTTTACCACGCTCCGATGACCaatcaacgttgaaaaaatctctCATCGAATCTCCTAAATTTCGAAAACATTTACAACATTTATTCGTcaatcaaaagtttgaaatattgaacgaaaaattgaaattttgtttttcatccgATGCGAAAGCTGTTCAAATATTCAAACGAGAGTTTCTAAAAGAGGAATCGACTCTACGCGTTGAAGATATTGGTCTCATTACGAATATCGAGAGGTGGAACGAATCGAGTAATTTTATTGGTGAAACTTTCGACGAAGATTTGATTTCAGCGCTGAAGGCGAAACAGAGAATTATATCGATGTTAGCTTCTTCTATCGTTGTTGCTAAAAATTACTCTAATCTTCGGAGTGGTTTTGATAATCTTACGAAAGTCGTTGAAACGGTATTCGCGAATGATGAGCTGAAAGATTTGAAACGCTCGTATTCTGATTATTTTCGCCGGTTGGTAGAGTGTCCTTTTGTGAAATCTGATCACGAAACGTTCAACTCGAAAGCTATGCAGTGGTGTTTGGACACTTTGGTGGACGATGATGAAGAATTGATTTTGAGTTCTAAAAAACTTAGGGTTGCGTAA